In Gammaproteobacteria bacterium, the genomic stretch CGGCGTAGCGAGCTGATATACCAGGTTAAGGCCAGGTACTGGAACGAATGCCAGGTGTTGAAACCCTGAAAGGCAATTTGGATCCGCTGTCCGCTGAAACTGGTGATGAATAGCGCCATCGCGACGGTAATGAGTACCAACAGAATCTTCGGGTAATGGGCGATACCCTGTTGGATTTCGATGACACTCTTGATGATAAACAAAACCATCGAGAGGAGGAAGGCGCCGGTAACTAGATAGACCAGCAGCGGGGATTTCAGTATCTCAGGATACAGTAAACGCGTGCTCCCGATGTAAAACTCATCATGGATGAGTTTGTAGGAGGATAAAGGAAACAGACAGGTCAGGACAACCGCATAATCGATGATTCGGGACAAGGGTTGTAAGGGACTCGGTTTCCTACGCTCGTAACACTCCACGATGTAGGCGATCTGATGCAGGACGTGCATCGAAGCCCAGAAGAAAAAGATGGTAAGCAAGAGTCAAAAATTCCACAGCGCTGTCCCGACAACCAGAACTGGGATGATGAGTGAGCTACCGATCAGAAATCGGTGATGCTGCCGAAAGGGGCCATCCAAGGCAGTCCGAAAGAAGGTGGCATACATATGGGGGCCGCCGATCATCCCGGCAATGACGAGATTAACAAGCATCGCTGAGTTGCCCATCATCTCGTAAAGCGCCAGCGGAATGATCACCAACACACAACTCAAGGTAATGAAGCAAAGATCCCAGCTTTTGCTGTGCAGCCACGGCCCGTCTTCTCGCCTCTCCCAGTACGAATTGTCGTGCAACAGCGCTTTATTTGCAGCCATTGGGAGTGATTCCTTGTTTAGCCGTTAGGATGGCTTTGTTGCACGAATCGAGCAGACACCGCATTGCCCCTATGCACGCCTCTTTTAGGTGAGCGGATAGGACTGAGGACGACCCAATTCCCGTAGTCGATTGAGCAACACACAACCCAGTGAGGCTGCTCGTTCCTGGGCGTCATCCCGCTTCGCCCGCAAGCCGCCTCCGAAGGTCCGTTTATAACGAGAAACGGCATTCTCGGCATGGGATTGATTATAGTAGCCCGACGTCCGTTTCCATTCAAACTGATCGGTCCGCTGCATCTCTGAAAGATGTCGATCCCGCTGCGTCGGTGAGGTCGCGGCCTTGGCACTCAGCACCGCATCCTTGCGGGGGGGAATGATCACCTTGGCTCCCGATGAATGGCCGGCCACCGCGGCGTAGACGGGCTCTTGATCGTAGATGCCAGCACCGATGAAGCGTTCAATTTGCCGATCCACTTGGGCCAACAATGCCGGCACTTGAGACGGAGCTTGCTGACGGTCATCCGTCACCGTGGAAGCGATGATCCAACCCTGATCATCCACGCTGATATGCAGTTTGGGCCAGCTCTTACGGTGCTTCTCACCGTGTTTCTTGGCGTGCCATTCGCCTTGGCCACACACCTCTAACCCCGTGCTGTCGACGATCAGGTCAATTGGCCCTTGTGCCCCCCGATTGTCGAGCCGACTGAGTTCCAACGTGGCGTTTCGTCGCGATAGGGTCGTGTGATCGGGACACGGAAGCGACCAGCCCATCAGCTTCAAGACGCAGCCAAGAAAGCCTTCGGTCTGGCGCAGCGGCTGGTGAAACAGCAATCTAAGGGTAAACGCCGTCTCGATAGCGAGGTCCGAATAGACGGGTTGTCCGCCTCGTTTGCCAACTTTTGGAGGCGTCCAGGCGCAGGTCGCCTCTTGGCTGATCCATAGCGTGATGTCACCCTGATCGTGCAACGCTCGATCATACGCCAATTTTTGACGCGCTATGCTGTTTTGTATTTCGGATGTCGTTTGCCTCGTTTATGGGGCTCAGTCATGCGGCTCACCGTTGGCTTGCAGGGTTTGTGATACCCAAAGCATGATGGTCGATTCAACCCGTGTCAATGCGTGCTGGGGGATTC encodes the following:
- a CDS encoding IS5 family transposase, with translation MAYDRALHDQGDITLWISQEATCAWTPPKVGKRGGQPVYSDLAIETAFTLRLLFHQPLRQTEGFLGCVLKLMGWSLPCPDHTTLSRRNATLELSRLDNRGAQGPIDLIVDSTGLEVCGQGEWHAKKHGEKHRKSWPKLHISVDDQGWIIASTVTDDRQQAPSQVPALLAQVDRQIERFIGAGIYDQEPVYAAVAGHSSGAKVIIPPRKDAVLSAKAATSPTQRDRHLSEMQRTDQFEWKRTSGYYNQSHAENAVSRYKRTFGGGLRAKRDDAQERAASLGCVLLNRLRELGRPQSYPLT